A stretch of Flavobacterium sp. N1994 DNA encodes these proteins:
- a CDS encoding dihydrofolate reductase yields the protein MITLIAAVGENNELGKDNQLLWHLPDDFKRFKNVTTQHYIIMGRKTFESFPKPLPNRTHVIITRQKDYHPEGCIMVDSIQKAIATCPIGEDIFIIGGGEIYNQSIEIADKLDITKVHHTFEADTFFPEIDNTKWKLVASEFHPKDEKHAFDFSFMTYIRN from the coding sequence ATGATTACACTTATTGCAGCTGTAGGCGAGAACAATGAACTGGGTAAAGACAATCAATTACTTTGGCATTTGCCCGATGACTTTAAAAGGTTTAAAAATGTAACCACTCAGCATTACATTATTATGGGAAGAAAAACTTTTGAAAGTTTCCCAAAACCTTTACCTAATAGAACCCACGTAATTATTACAAGACAAAAAGACTATCATCCTGAAGGTTGTATTATGGTAGATTCTATACAAAAAGCCATTGCGACTTGTCCTATTGGGGAAGATATATTCATTATTGGCGGAGGAGAAATTTATAACCAGTCTATTGAAATAGCTGACAAACTTGATATTACTAAAGTCCATCACACTTTTGAAGCCGATACTTTTTTTCCAGAAATTGACAATACTAAATGGAAGTTAGTTGCTTCAGAATTTCATCCAAAAGACGAAAAACATGCTTTTGATTTTAGCTTTATGACCTATATTAGAAACTAA
- a CDS encoding 2TM domain-containing protein, producing MEAQQHELYEYARDRIKQKKGLFYHFILLFLGGVFLIIANNWLGFYPETTWWTWAVTLWIFFFILHVIKVFVINNFMNKHWEREQIDKLMLRQASKIEKLKNDLENSKPSAE from the coding sequence ATGGAAGCCCAACAACATGAATTATATGAATATGCTCGTGATAGAATCAAGCAAAAAAAAGGCTTGTTTTATCATTTTATTCTGCTTTTTCTTGGTGGTGTCTTTTTAATTATAGCCAATAATTGGTTAGGCTTTTATCCTGAGACAACTTGGTGGACATGGGCAGTTACCCTTTGGATTTTCTTTTTTATTCTTCATGTTATCAAGGTTTTTGTGATCAATAATTTTATGAATAAGCATTGGGAAAGAGAACAAATTGACAAACTGATGTTAAGACAAGCCAGCAAAATAGAAAAACTAAAAAACGACTTAGAAAATTCAAAACCATCAGCCGAATGA
- a CDS encoding isoamylase early set domain-containing protein produces the protein MAIKKQVIKTKPVVKVTFSIEAKEANKASVVGDFNNWNPAEGELSKLKTGTFKATFDLPKDNSFEFKYLVDGTYVNDPEADSYAYNEFAGEENSVLAL, from the coding sequence ATGGCTATCAAGAAACAAGTTATAAAAACAAAACCAGTTGTTAAAGTTACCTTTTCAATTGAGGCAAAAGAAGCAAATAAAGCTTCAGTAGTTGGCGATTTCAATAATTGGAATCCAGCTGAAGGGGAATTATCTAAATTAAAAACAGGAACTTTCAAAGCTACTTTTGATTTACCAAAAGACAATTCTTTTGAGTTCAAATATTTAGTTGATGGTACTTATGTTAATGATCCAGAAGCAGATAGTTATGCTTATAACGAATTTGCTGGTGAAGAAAATAGTGTGTTAGCACTATAG
- a CDS encoding energy transducer TonB, with amino-acid sequence MKTKFIVFFLLFSKLLLAQSENDKIVYLDSLWKETTKEKQVYYRIIKDYYSEKTEYRFETYYKSGKIEIEGNSEIKDYFLRIGLIKEYYENGSLKSESNYEKGRQKGKQTLWYDNGVKKMESEFVLKEGELIPELKINQFWSKENKQEVIDGNGYMNDIYENGSSKGNLINGWKNGIWEGEDKTNKFSYTENYENGKLINGKSIDSQNVEHTYTTVMLQPRPKKGLEHFYKYIGKKFKIPRNLENLSGKIVLTFVIDKEGNATDVTVVKSLEEDLDNQAIKLIENYPDWSSGELRGIKVKVLYSIPIKVVAAE; translated from the coding sequence ATGAAAACAAAATTCATTGTATTCTTTTTATTATTTTCCAAGTTGTTATTGGCGCAAAGCGAAAATGACAAAATAGTTTATTTAGATTCTTTATGGAAGGAAACCACAAAAGAAAAACAAGTTTATTATAGAATCATAAAAGATTACTACTCCGAAAAAACTGAATATAGATTTGAAACCTACTATAAGTCTGGCAAGATTGAAATCGAAGGGAATTCAGAAATTAAAGATTATTTCTTGAGAATAGGATTGATTAAAGAGTACTATGAAAACGGTAGTTTAAAATCTGAATCAAATTACGAAAAAGGAAGGCAAAAAGGAAAGCAAACACTATGGTACGATAATGGCGTAAAAAAAATGGAAAGCGAATTTGTACTTAAAGAAGGCGAACTAATTCCTGAACTTAAAATCAATCAATTTTGGAGTAAAGAAAACAAACAGGAAGTTATCGATGGTAATGGATATATGAATGATATTTATGAAAATGGTTCATCGAAAGGCAATTTGATTAACGGATGGAAAAACGGTATTTGGGAAGGAGAAGATAAAACTAATAAATTTTCATATACCGAAAATTATGAGAACGGAAAATTAATTAATGGGAAAAGTATTGATTCACAAAATGTTGAGCACACATATACTACTGTTATGTTGCAGCCAAGACCAAAAAAAGGACTGGAGCATTTTTATAAATACATAGGCAAAAAATTTAAAATTCCTAGAAATCTTGAAAATTTAAGCGGTAAAATAGTATTGACATTTGTTATTGACAAAGAAGGAAATGCCACTGACGTAACTGTGGTTAAAAGTTTAGAGGAAGACTTAGATAATCAAGCAATTAAATTGATTGAAAATTATCCCGATTGGAGTTCGGGAGAATTAAGAGGAATAAAAGTTAAAGTGCTTTATTCAATACCTATAAAAGTTGTTGCAGCTGAATAA
- a CDS encoding thymidylate synthase, whose translation MKQYHDLVRHVLENGCQKGDRTGTGTKSVFGYQMRFDLNEGFPMVTTKKLHLKSIIYELLWFLKGDTNISYLQENGVKIWDEWADENGDLGPVYGHQWRNWNSEEIDQITELIETLKANPNSRRMLVSAWNPSVLPDTSKSFAENVANGKAALPPCHAFFQFYVADGKLSCQLYQRSADIFLGVPFNIASYALFTMMIAQVCNLQVGEFIHTFGDAHIYNNHFEQLELQLSREPRPLPKMILNPEIKNIFDFKFEDFTLTDYDPHPHIKGAVAV comes from the coding sequence ATGAAGCAGTATCATGATTTAGTGCGACACGTTTTGGAAAACGGTTGCCAAAAAGGAGACCGAACAGGAACCGGAACCAAAAGTGTTTTTGGCTACCAAATGCGTTTTGATTTAAATGAAGGGTTTCCAATGGTGACTACCAAAAAACTGCATTTGAAATCGATTATTTATGAATTACTTTGGTTCTTAAAAGGCGATACAAACATTAGTTATCTTCAAGAAAACGGGGTGAAAATTTGGGACGAATGGGCTGATGAAAATGGAGATTTAGGTCCGGTATATGGTCATCAATGGCGCAATTGGAACAGCGAAGAAATTGATCAAATCACAGAATTAATTGAAACCTTGAAGGCCAATCCAAACAGTAGAAGAATGTTAGTCTCTGCTTGGAATCCATCTGTACTTCCGGATACTTCAAAATCATTTGCTGAGAATGTAGCGAATGGAAAGGCTGCTTTGCCACCGTGTCACGCTTTCTTTCAGTTTTATGTTGCCGATGGAAAATTATCATGTCAATTGTATCAAAGAAGTGCGGACATCTTTCTAGGGGTTCCGTTCAATATAGCTTCCTATGCCTTATTCACGATGATGATTGCTCAAGTTTGCAATTTGCAAGTTGGAGAGTTCATTCATACTTTTGGTGACGCTCATATTTATAACAATCATTTTGAACAATTGGAATTGCAGTTATCCCGCGAGCCAAGACCTTTGCCAAAAATGATATTAAATCCAGAAATTAAAAACATTTTCGATTTCAAATTTGAAGACTTCACTTTGACAGATTACGATCCGCATCCACATATTAAAGGAGCAGTTGCGGTTTAA
- a CDS encoding bifunctional nuclease family protein yields the protein MSLVKLTIKGISYSQTQNGAYALILNEVDGERKLPIVIGAFEAQSIAIALEKEIKPPRPLTHDLFKSFADRFDIVVKQVIIHKLVDGVFYSSIICERDKIEEIIDARTSDAIALALRFNAPIFTYKNILDKAGIYLNNPTELENQNPDDEGILSTPETFGLDNEGKATDTYVSMSLSELHESLEKAVQDEDYEKAAKIRDEISKRES from the coding sequence ATGAGTTTAGTAAAACTAACTATAAAAGGGATTTCTTATAGTCAAACGCAAAACGGAGCGTATGCTTTAATCCTGAATGAAGTAGACGGAGAACGAAAATTACCTATTGTTATTGGCGCTTTTGAGGCACAATCTATAGCTATTGCTTTAGAAAAAGAAATCAAACCACCACGTCCTTTAACCCACGATTTATTCAAAAGTTTTGCCGATCGATTTGATATTGTTGTAAAACAAGTGATTATCCACAAGCTAGTTGATGGTGTTTTTTACTCGAGTATCATTTGTGAAAGAGATAAAATTGAAGAAATTATTGACGCTCGAACTTCGGATGCTATTGCGCTGGCACTTCGCTTTAATGCTCCCATTTTTACTTATAAAAACATTTTAGACAAAGCTGGAATTTATCTTAATAATCCAACAGAATTGGAAAATCAAAATCCTGATGATGAAGGAATACTATCCACTCCAGAAACTTTTGGATTAGATAATGAGGGAAAAGCAACAGACACTTATGTCAGCATGAGTTTATCCGAGTTGCATGAATCCTTAGAAAAAGCAGTACAAGATGAGGACTATGAAAAAGCGGCCAAGATAAGAGACGAAATTTCGAAAAGAGAATCATAA
- a CDS encoding electron transfer flavoprotein subunit alpha/FixB family protein produces the protein MSLLIYAESADGKFKKVAFELASYAKKVAESLGTTVTAVTVNAGNVSELSKYGVDKVVKVTNDKLATFNAKAYADVIKQAAQKEGAKVILLSSTTDSLYLAPIVAVGLEAGFASNVVGLPLSTSPFQVKRNAFSNKAFNITEISTDVKVLSLAKNSYGVFESASSASEEDFTPSLNEADFNVKVESVEKTTGKVTIADADIVVSGGRGLKGPEHWGILEELATVLGAATACSKPVSDLGWRPHSEHVGQTGKPVATNLYIAIGISGAIQHIAGINSSKVKLVINTDPEAPFFKVADYGVVGDAFDIVPRLTQKLKEYKAQNI, from the coding sequence ATGTCATTATTAATATACGCAGAATCGGCAGACGGAAAATTTAAAAAAGTAGCTTTTGAATTAGCCTCTTATGCCAAAAAAGTAGCCGAATCATTAGGAACAACAGTTACTGCAGTTACTGTTAATGCAGGAAATGTTTCTGAATTATCAAAATACGGAGTAGACAAAGTAGTAAAAGTAACTAACGACAAGTTAGCCACCTTTAATGCTAAAGCATACGCCGATGTTATTAAACAAGCCGCACAAAAAGAAGGAGCTAAAGTAATTTTACTTTCTTCAACTACTGATAGTCTTTACTTGGCACCAATAGTAGCTGTTGGACTTGAAGCAGGATTTGCTTCAAACGTGGTTGGATTGCCTTTGAGCACTTCGCCTTTTCAAGTAAAAAGAAATGCTTTCTCTAACAAAGCGTTCAATATCACTGAAATCTCAACTGATGTAAAAGTATTAAGCTTAGCTAAAAACTCTTACGGAGTATTCGAAAGCGCTTCCTCTGCTTCAGAAGAAGATTTTACACCAAGTTTAAACGAAGCTGATTTCAATGTAAAAGTTGAATCAGTAGAAAAAACAACTGGAAAAGTAACTATTGCTGATGCTGATATCGTAGTTTCTGGTGGTCGTGGTTTAAAAGGTCCTGAACATTGGGGTATCCTAGAAGAATTAGCTACTGTACTAGGAGCTGCAACTGCCTGTTCTAAACCTGTTTCTGATTTAGGCTGGAGACCTCATAGTGAGCACGTAGGACAAACCGGTAAACCTGTTGCTACTAATTTGTATATTGCCATCGGAATCTCAGGAGCCATTCAGCATATAGCGGGAATTAACTCCTCAAAAGTAAAATTAGTTATCAATACAGATCCCGAAGCTCCTTTCTTCAAAGTGGCTGATTATGGTGTTGTTGGTGATGCTTTTGATATTGTTCCTAGATTAACTCAAAAATTAAAAGAGTATAAAGCTCAAAACATTTGA
- a CDS encoding electron transfer flavoprotein subunit beta/FixA family protein, which produces MKILVCISHVPDTTSKINFVNGDTEFDTNGVQYVINPNDEFGLTRAIWFQEQQGANVTVVNVGGADAEATLRKALAIGANEAIRVNANPTDGFFVAKQLAEVVKTGGYDLVICGKESLDYNGGMVPGMLASLLDYNFVNSCTELTVEGTSAKAAREIDGGKEIIAVSLPLVIGGQKGLVEEKDLRIPNMRGIMTARTKVLTVLEPVAANINTKAVKFEKPAPKSAVKLFAADDLDGLINALHNEAKVI; this is translated from the coding sequence ATGAAAATATTAGTTTGCATCAGTCACGTGCCTGATACTACTTCAAAAATTAATTTTGTCAATGGTGATACAGAGTTTGACACGAATGGTGTTCAATATGTGATCAATCCAAACGACGAATTCGGATTAACAAGAGCCATTTGGTTTCAAGAACAACAAGGTGCCAATGTAACCGTTGTCAATGTTGGTGGAGCTGATGCTGAAGCCACTTTGAGAAAAGCATTAGCCATTGGTGCTAACGAAGCTATACGTGTAAACGCTAATCCAACTGATGGATTTTTTGTAGCTAAACAATTAGCCGAAGTGGTTAAAACGGGTGGTTATGATTTAGTAATCTGTGGAAAAGAATCTTTAGATTATAACGGAGGAATGGTTCCCGGAATGTTAGCCTCCTTATTAGATTATAACTTTGTAAATTCTTGTACTGAATTGACAGTAGAGGGTACATCAGCAAAAGCAGCTAGAGAAATTGACGGAGGAAAAGAAATCATAGCGGTGTCTTTACCATTAGTAATTGGCGGACAAAAAGGATTGGTAGAAGAAAAAGACTTACGTATTCCAAATATGCGTGGTATTATGACGGCTAGAACTAAAGTCTTAACAGTACTAGAACCTGTTGCAGCCAACATCAATACGAAAGCGGTAAAATTTGAAAAACCAGCTCCTAAATCAGCTGTGAAATTATTTGCCGCTGATGATTTGGACGGACTAATAAACGCCTTACACAACGAAGCTAAAGTTATCTAA
- a CDS encoding universal stress protein: protein MTKVLIALDYGLSARMIAEKGFELAKSMNAKVTLLHVVADDSYYNSIDSEPFMGFYGYDFFNIDNNLSLIESSINFLGNIKSHLKASDIEIIAEQGDFPTVILDTAKRLHVTIIVIGSHSHNWLEKAVMGSVTESVLKETKIPLFIIPIKEHK from the coding sequence ATGACAAAGGTTTTAATTGCCCTAGATTATGGGTTGTCAGCTCGAATGATTGCTGAAAAAGGATTTGAATTAGCCAAAAGTATGAATGCCAAAGTGACCTTACTTCATGTAGTTGCCGATGATTCTTATTACAACAGTATAGATTCTGAACCTTTTATGGGATTTTATGGATATGATTTTTTCAATATTGATAACAATCTAAGTTTGATTGAATCTTCTATTAATTTTTTAGGAAATATAAAAAGTCATCTAAAAGCATCAGATATTGAAATTATTGCGGAACAAGGGGATTTTCCAACCGTTATTTTAGATACTGCAAAAAGACTTCATGTTACTATTATTGTTATTGGTTCGCATAGTCATAATTGGCTCGAAAAAGCAGTAATGGGTAGTGTAACAGAAAGCGTTTTAAAAGAAACCAAAATACCTTTGTTTATTATTCCAATTAAAGAACATAAATAA
- a CDS encoding DUF6496 domain-containing protein — translation METKKQKDKVEKVMHEFKEGTLKSGKDGIGGKVTKRDQAVAIALSEAGLSKKRK, via the coding sequence ATGGAAACTAAAAAACAGAAAGATAAAGTAGAAAAAGTGATGCACGAATTTAAAGAAGGCACTTTAAAATCAGGAAAAGATGGAATTGGCGGAAAAGTGACAAAAAGAGACCAAGCAGTTGCCATTGCTTTAAGTGAAGCAGGATTAAGTAAAAAAAGAAAATAA
- a CDS encoding pyruvate dehydrogenase complex E1 component subunit beta: MRTIQFREAIAEAMSEEMRRDESVYLMGEEVAEYNGAYKASKGMLDEFGPKRVIDTPIAELGFAGIAVGSAMNGCRPIVEYMTFNFSLVGIDQIINNAAKMRQMSAGQFPMPMVFRGPTASAGQLGATHSQAFENWFANTPGLKVVVPSTVYDAKGLLKAAIRDNDPVIFMESEQMYGDKGEVPEEEYTIPLGVADVKREGTDVTIVSFGKIIKEAFIAADELAKEGISCEIIDLRTVRPMDYDAIINSVKKTNRLVVLEEAWPFASVASEITYMVQERAFDYLDAPIQRITTADTPAPYSPTLLKEWLPNADDVVKAVKKVTYK, from the coding sequence ATGAGAACGATACAATTTAGAGAAGCGATTGCCGAAGCGATGAGTGAAGAAATGCGTCGAGATGAATCAGTATATTTAATGGGTGAAGAAGTTGCCGAATACAACGGTGCTTACAAAGCTTCAAAAGGAATGCTTGACGAATTTGGACCAAAAAGAGTAATCGATACACCAATTGCAGAGCTTGGTTTTGCAGGAATTGCTGTAGGTTCAGCCATGAACGGTTGTCGTCCTATTGTAGAATACATGACTTTCAACTTCTCATTAGTTGGGATTGACCAAATTATAAATAATGCTGCTAAAATGCGTCAAATGTCGGCTGGACAATTTCCAATGCCAATGGTTTTTCGTGGACCAACAGCTTCAGCCGGACAATTAGGAGCAACTCACTCTCAAGCTTTTGAGAACTGGTTTGCCAATACTCCTGGTTTAAAAGTGGTCGTTCCATCAACAGTATATGATGCTAAAGGATTATTAAAAGCAGCCATCCGTGATAACGACCCAGTAATCTTCATGGAGTCAGAACAAATGTATGGCGACAAAGGAGAGGTGCCAGAAGAAGAATACACCATTCCATTAGGCGTTGCCGATGTAAAAAGAGAAGGTACAGATGTAACCATTGTGTCTTTTGGAAAAATCATCAAAGAAGCTTTCATTGCAGCAGATGAATTAGCAAAAGAAGGAATTTCTTGTGAAATCATCGACTTAAGAACGGTTCGTCCAATGGATTATGATGCGATTATCAATTCGGTTAAAAAGACAAATCGATTAGTAGTTCTAGAAGAAGCTTGGCCATTTGCTAGTGTTGCTTCTGAAATTACTTATATGGTACAAGAAAGAGCTTTTGACTATTTAGATGCTCCAATACAAAGAATTACAACAGCGGACACACCTGCACCTTATTCACCAACACTATTAAAAGAGTGGTTACCCAATGCAGATGATGTAGTCAAGGCGGTAAAAAAAGTAACTTATAAATAG
- a CDS encoding DUF5686 and carboxypeptidase regulatory-like domain-containing protein produces the protein MKNIFTLSILFLLFSNTILAQTKVSGTVLDENNQPVPFANILFVGSKIGVATDVDGKFTISSDKDQKAIEITFVGYSPKVVELKSATVENLKIKLQSGQQLNEVVIVRKPKKHLSKKENPAYRILKGIWANKKKNGLNLVKAYDYKKYTSVSIGLSNLDSVFLKKTMAKQYDSIVRIIKSEKKDKKFFVPIFMKENYESIYGNNVLKQERIDMEAERNVGVSQYGFLFDRISNTFSTIDMYDDDILILNKSFVSPISKRGYEIYDYVLKDSIVENNRKTYLMYFFPRQAGTIAFEGNFKVVDKNFALTEVSMKVNKGINLNLVRNLSIEKSFQILNDSIYLPDRDYYEGDFTLFTKNDEEKGLFVKKNLVFSDYDLEPNHDEAFYNKKITQVRSDQFYKDDTYWNGVVTKDPNLRATRKIIDELKNNPRVKTVSSAINILSTGYFDVFKNVQFGSFWQTISNNNVEGTRLKGGLRTFKTSNDLFRSQLYFAYGTKDHKLKYGAEVKYLLFPNPRIIIGATHVDDNMQLGGRTLDVTDLLSANNETNVLIARGYNYYLSRIEKNSLYVDWGINKNLHLTFTGINQHIKSAAEQFFTIDYSLDGVNNINAIKNFTTNISLTYTPKRFVYGFGVEQRIGNSLYPTFILKYTKGYKGIFGSDFNYNKIQASISRPIFLSNFGIFRPYIEAGKVFETLPLPLLFPVASNQSYSVVRNTFCLLDYYDLMTDAYVMGHFEHHLNGFLFNKVPLLKKLKLREIMFYRSIYGTVRQENIDINRSNIVYNAPSSSLYSEFGFGIENIGYGNFRPIRIDFVWRSSFKNVNGPEAPNFGIRLDFNPEF, from the coding sequence ATGAAAAATATATTTACACTTTCTATTCTTTTTCTTCTGTTTTCAAACACTATTCTTGCTCAAACGAAAGTAAGCGGTACTGTTTTAGACGAAAATAATCAACCCGTTCCTTTTGCTAATATTTTGTTTGTAGGTTCAAAAATTGGAGTTGCTACTGATGTGGATGGAAAATTTACGATTTCTTCAGATAAGGATCAAAAAGCTATAGAGATTACTTTTGTTGGATATTCTCCGAAAGTAGTAGAACTAAAAAGTGCAACAGTTGAAAATCTTAAGATTAAGTTACAAAGTGGACAACAACTTAATGAAGTCGTAATTGTAAGGAAACCCAAAAAGCACTTGTCAAAAAAAGAAAATCCTGCCTATAGAATACTAAAAGGAATATGGGCAAATAAAAAGAAGAACGGTTTAAATCTTGTCAAAGCCTACGATTATAAAAAATATACTTCAGTATCCATTGGACTGAGTAATTTAGATAGTGTTTTTTTGAAAAAAACTATGGCAAAGCAGTATGATAGTATTGTTAGAATTATAAAATCAGAAAAAAAAGATAAAAAGTTTTTTGTGCCTATATTCATGAAAGAGAATTATGAATCTATCTATGGCAATAATGTTTTAAAGCAAGAACGTATAGACATGGAGGCCGAACGAAATGTTGGGGTTAGTCAATATGGTTTTTTATTTGATAGAATTAGCAATACATTTTCTACTATCGACATGTATGATGACGATATACTTATTTTAAATAAATCATTTGTTAGTCCGATATCCAAAAGAGGCTATGAGATTTATGATTATGTATTGAAGGATAGTATTGTAGAAAATAATCGCAAAACCTATCTAATGTATTTCTTCCCAAGACAAGCAGGAACCATAGCTTTTGAAGGAAACTTCAAAGTAGTAGATAAGAACTTTGCTTTGACAGAAGTGTCAATGAAAGTCAATAAAGGAATCAATTTAAACCTAGTTAGAAATTTAAGTATTGAAAAAAGCTTCCAAATCCTTAACGATAGTATTTATCTCCCAGATAGAGATTATTATGAAGGCGATTTTACTCTTTTTACCAAAAACGACGAAGAAAAAGGATTGTTTGTCAAGAAAAATTTAGTATTCAGTGATTATGATCTTGAACCTAATCATGACGAGGCTTTTTATAACAAGAAAATCACTCAAGTACGCTCCGATCAGTTTTATAAAGATGATACCTATTGGAATGGTGTAGTTACCAAAGACCCAAACTTGAGAGCTACCCGAAAAATAATAGATGAATTAAAAAACAACCCAAGAGTCAAAACCGTTTCAAGTGCCATTAACATATTGTCTACAGGGTATTTTGATGTTTTTAAAAATGTTCAATTTGGTTCTTTTTGGCAAACTATTTCTAATAATAACGTCGAAGGAACTCGTTTAAAAGGAGGATTACGTACTTTTAAAACGTCAAATGATTTGTTCAGAAGTCAGCTCTATTTTGCCTATGGTACCAAAGACCATAAACTTAAATACGGTGCAGAGGTGAAATATCTTTTATTTCCTAATCCTAGAATAATTATTGGAGCTACTCATGTTGATGACAATATGCAACTTGGAGGAAGAACATTAGATGTTACGGATTTACTTTCAGCCAATAATGAAACCAATGTATTAATTGCCCGTGGGTATAATTATTATTTGTCTCGAATAGAAAAGAATTCATTATATGTTGATTGGGGAATAAACAAAAATTTACATCTTACTTTTACTGGAATCAACCAACATATTAAATCGGCAGCAGAACAATTTTTTACTATTGATTATTCGCTGGATGGAGTCAATAACATAAATGCTATTAAAAACTTCACGACCAATATTTCTTTGACGTATACTCCAAAACGTTTTGTTTATGGTTTTGGTGTAGAACAAAGAATAGGAAACAGTTTGTATCCAACTTTTATCCTAAAATATACAAAAGGCTATAAAGGTATTTTTGGAAGTGATTTTAATTATAACAAAATTCAAGCTTCAATTTCAAGACCTATTTTCTTGAGTAACTTTGGTATTTTTAGACCATATATAGAGGCTGGTAAAGTATTTGAAACCTTACCTCTTCCACTACTTTTCCCTGTAGCTTCGAATCAATCGTATTCTGTAGTAAGAAATACTTTTTGTTTGCTGGATTACTATGATTTAATGACAGATGCCTACGTTATGGGCCACTTCGAGCATCATTTAAATGGCTTTCTTTTCAATAAAGTACCATTGCTAAAAAAGTTGAAACTTCGAGAAATCATGTTTTACAGAAGCATTTACGGAACAGTTAGACAAGAAAATATTGATATTAACAGAAGTAACATTGTCTATAATGCTCCTTCAAGTTCATTATATAGTGAGTTTGGTTTTGGAATAGAAAACATTGGTTATGGGAACTTTAGACCTATTCGTATCGACTTTGTTTGGAGAAGTAGTTTCAAAAATGTAAATGGTCCTGAAGCCCCTAATTTTGGAATTCGATTAGACTTTAATCCAGAATTCTAA
- a CDS encoding DNA-3-methyladenine glycosylase family protein, producing the protein MQEAIRYLCDKEETLKGIIDKYGNPFIPSRPQGFVTLCKLILEQQVSIDSAKACFQKIETRLGDVSPETISKCSDDELKSCGVSRQKISYLKILAKAVSEELDLESFNSKSADEVRNELIKIKGIGHWTIDVYLMFSLQSPDIIPLGDIAVVNTIKELFDVHTKEEMERLSDHWKPYRSMATFILWHHYLEKRNRKPMV; encoded by the coding sequence ATGCAAGAAGCTATTCGTTATTTATGTGATAAAGAGGAAACCCTAAAAGGGATTATCGATAAATACGGGAATCCATTTATCCCTTCTCGACCTCAAGGCTTTGTTACCTTATGCAAATTAATTTTAGAGCAACAAGTTTCTATTGATTCAGCGAAAGCTTGTTTTCAAAAAATAGAAACTAGGTTAGGTGACGTTTCTCCAGAAACAATCAGTAAATGTTCTGATGATGAACTCAAAAGTTGTGGGGTGAGTCGACAAAAAATTAGTTACCTAAAAATTTTAGCCAAAGCGGTTTCAGAAGAATTAGATTTAGAAAGTTTCAATTCGAAATCCGCTGACGAAGTCAGAAATGAGCTCATCAAAATCAAAGGAATTGGACATTGGACTATTGATGTCTATTTGATGTTTTCATTACAATCACCAGATATTATTCCGCTTGGAGATATAGCAGTAGTCAATACCATTAAAGAATTGTTTGATGTTCACACTAAAGAAGAAATGGAGCGTCTTTCAGACCATTGGAAACCCTACAGAAGCATGGCAACTTTCATACTTTGGCATCATTATTTGGAGAAAAGGAATCGGAAACCAATGGTATGA